A genomic region of Ensifer adhaerens contains the following coding sequences:
- the sthA gene encoding Si-specific NAD(P)(+) transhydrogenase — MNQFDLIVVGSGPAGRRGAIQAAKLGKKVLVIEQGKRVGGVSVHTGTIPSKTLRETALNLSGWRERGFYGRAYRVKQEISADDLRQRLIITLNHEVEVLEHQFARNRVQQMRGKASFVDPTTLEVVKDDGETLLVSGTSIMLAVGTKPFRPDYMPFDGKTVLDSDELLDIAELPRSLVVIGAGVVGIEYATIFSALDTHVTVIDPKTTMLDFIDKEIVEDFTYQLRDRNMKLHLGQKADKVERLDDGKVLLTLDNGRRITTDMVLFAAGRMGATDTLNLPAAGLEADSRGRLKVNPETFQTSVPNIYAAGDVVGFPSLASTSMEQGRIAARVAIGAIAMEPQKYFPYGIYAVPEISTCGLSEEEVKERGIPYECGIARFRETSRGHIMGLDSGLLKMIFSMKTRRLLGVHIIGEGATELVHIGQAVLNLKGTVEYFVENTFNYPTLAEAYKIAGLDAWNRMGEIKQELPRA, encoded by the coding sequence ATGAACCAGTTCGATCTCATCGTCGTCGGAAGCGGGCCTGCGGGTCGCCGCGGTGCCATCCAGGCAGCCAAACTCGGCAAGAAGGTCCTCGTCATCGAACAGGGCAAACGCGTCGGCGGCGTCTCGGTGCATACGGGCACCATCCCCTCCAAGACGCTGCGTGAGACGGCGCTCAATCTTTCCGGCTGGCGCGAGCGGGGCTTCTACGGGCGCGCCTATCGCGTCAAGCAGGAGATCAGCGCCGACGATCTGAGGCAACGGCTGATCATTACCCTCAATCACGAGGTCGAGGTTCTCGAGCACCAGTTTGCCCGCAACCGCGTGCAACAGATGCGCGGCAAGGCAAGCTTCGTCGATCCCACCACGCTCGAGGTCGTCAAGGACGACGGCGAGACCCTGCTTGTTTCAGGCACCAGCATCATGCTTGCCGTCGGCACGAAGCCTTTCCGCCCGGATTACATGCCATTCGACGGCAAAACCGTGCTCGACAGTGACGAACTGCTCGATATCGCAGAACTACCGCGTTCGCTCGTTGTCATCGGCGCCGGCGTCGTCGGCATCGAATATGCGACGATCTTCAGCGCGCTCGACACGCACGTGACGGTGATCGATCCCAAGACGACGATGCTCGATTTCATCGACAAGGAGATCGTCGAGGATTTCACCTACCAACTGCGCGATCGCAACATGAAGCTGCACCTCGGGCAGAAGGCCGACAAGGTCGAACGGCTCGACGATGGTAAGGTTCTGCTGACACTCGACAACGGCCGCAGGATCACCACAGACATGGTGCTCTTCGCAGCCGGGCGCATGGGTGCCACCGACACGCTCAACCTGCCTGCGGCGGGGTTGGAAGCGGACAGCCGCGGGCGGCTCAAGGTCAATCCGGAGACGTTCCAGACCTCGGTTCCGAACATCTATGCCGCCGGCGACGTCGTCGGATTCCCGAGCCTTGCCTCGACCTCCATGGAACAGGGCCGCATCGCGGCGCGCGTTGCCATCGGCGCGATCGCCATGGAGCCGCAGAAATATTTCCCCTACGGCATCTATGCCGTGCCGGAAATCTCCACCTGCGGCCTTTCGGAAGAAGAGGTCAAGGAACGCGGCATTCCCTATGAATGCGGCATCGCCCGTTTTCGCGAGACCTCGCGCGGTCACATCATGGGGCTCGATTCCGGGCTACTGAAGATGATCTTCTCGATGAAGACGCGGCGCCTGCTGGGTGTCCACATCATCGGCGAAGGCGCGACCGAGCTGGTTCACATCGGCCAGGCCGTGTTGAACCTCAAGGGCACAGTGGAATATTTCGTCGAGAACACCTTCAACTACCCGACGCTTGCCGAGGCCTACAAGATTGCCGGCCTCGACGCCTGGAACCGCATGGGCGAGATCAAGCAGGAGTTGCCGAGAGCGTAA
- a CDS encoding magnesium and cobalt transport protein CorA, whose product MGLELTNRAVPQLDGEVLAAPPEHRPGVVAAAVYENGVRVRDIRIEDAGMWRSRPGTVIWIGLHEPDADLLHQVQREFDLHDLAIEDACKAHQRPKLEIYGDSIFVVARTAHMVGDEIAFGETHLFVGRGYVVSVRHGASTSYMAVRQRCESSPAALAHGENYILYSILDFIVDNYMPVIEAIHEEVEELEDRLLRERLLKRDIERLYLLRRNLLRLRNAVVPLVDVCRRHEHIDLPGMDAALQPLFRDVTDHVRRVQEDIDALREVLAFTFEASLMIGQSEQTEISRKLASWAAILAVPTAIAGIYGMNFDDMPELKFRYGYFIVLAVIIGLCGTLYRFFRRAKWL is encoded by the coding sequence ATGGGATTGGAGCTTACGAACAGAGCCGTGCCGCAGCTCGACGGGGAGGTCCTCGCTGCACCGCCAGAGCACCGGCCGGGTGTAGTCGCCGCAGCAGTCTACGAGAACGGCGTGAGGGTTCGCGATATCCGCATCGAAGATGCCGGTATGTGGCGGTCGCGGCCGGGTACCGTGATCTGGATCGGCCTGCATGAGCCCGATGCGGATCTGCTCCATCAGGTTCAACGGGAGTTCGACCTGCACGATCTGGCGATCGAGGACGCCTGCAAGGCGCATCAACGGCCGAAACTCGAGATTTATGGCGACTCCATCTTCGTCGTGGCACGCACCGCCCACATGGTCGGCGACGAAATCGCCTTCGGCGAGACCCATCTCTTCGTCGGGCGAGGCTATGTCGTCTCCGTCAGGCACGGCGCGTCGACATCTTACATGGCAGTTCGCCAGCGCTGCGAATCGTCGCCGGCCGCTCTCGCCCACGGCGAGAACTACATCCTCTATTCGATCCTGGATTTCATCGTCGACAACTACATGCCAGTCATCGAGGCGATCCACGAAGAGGTCGAGGAGCTCGAAGACCGCCTGTTGCGAGAACGCCTGCTCAAGCGCGATATCGAACGTCTCTATCTGCTCCGCCGCAATCTCCTGCGACTGCGCAATGCGGTCGTGCCTCTTGTCGACGTCTGTCGTCGGCACGAGCATATCGATCTTCCGGGCATGGATGCCGCGCTGCAGCCACTCTTCCGTGACGTTACGGACCATGTGCGCCGTGTCCAGGAGGATATCGATGCCCTGCGCGAGGTTCTTGCTTTCACCTTCGAGGCGAGCCTGATGATCGGGCAGTCCGAACAGACGGAGATTTCACGAAAGCTCGCGTCCTGGGCCGCGATTCTCGCTGTGCCGACGGCAATCGCCGGTATTTACGGCATGAACTTCGACGACATGCCGGAGCTCAAGTTCCGCTACGGCTACTTCATCGTGCTGGCTGTGATTATCGGACTATGCGGTACGCTCTACCGCTTCTTCCGCCGCGCGAAATGGCTTTAG
- a CDS encoding zinc-binding metallopeptidase family protein has translation MASLLETLGDLIGTNWKHRDVTKRYSRTYVCRCGSHIFFGNTLCNNCQAPLGYLPGEDVLMPLEPGPQPDTWEASGGRPLLKYCSNRDTAAQCNWMLTASEPRSLCIACGLNRTIPNLDCEDNARHWGLIEVAKRRLVSQLLALGLPVKSKVDEDEKHGLMFDFLRSPENGPRVLTGHADGLITVNIEEADSVQREKMRLELHEPYRTLLGHFRHEVGHYYWNRLILNGPWLEPFRTLFGDERADYAAALKANYENGPPADWADRYISSYASTHPWEDWAETWAHYLHMIDSLGTALGFGLDAEDIEAIIEPFERDALYAPDDTGADGFLSLLNSWIEMTMVLNELARSMGQPDFYPFVMSKAAVAKLQFVHMVVEESRSAGTESVATGFFG, from the coding sequence GTGGCGAGCCTTCTGGAAACGCTTGGTGACCTGATCGGTACGAACTGGAAGCACCGCGACGTGACCAAGCGGTATTCGCGCACCTATGTGTGCCGCTGTGGCAGTCACATCTTTTTCGGCAACACCCTTTGCAACAACTGCCAGGCACCTCTCGGATATCTGCCGGGTGAAGACGTGCTGATGCCGCTTGAACCCGGCCCGCAGCCGGACACTTGGGAAGCGAGTGGCGGGCGGCCATTGCTGAAGTATTGCAGCAACCGTGACACTGCCGCGCAGTGCAACTGGATGCTGACGGCGAGCGAGCCGAGGTCCCTTTGCATCGCCTGCGGGCTGAACAGGACCATTCCGAATCTCGATTGCGAGGACAATGCTCGTCACTGGGGGTTGATCGAGGTGGCAAAGCGAAGGCTGGTGTCGCAATTGCTGGCGCTCGGCCTGCCCGTGAAGTCCAAGGTCGACGAGGACGAGAAACACGGCTTGATGTTCGATTTCCTGCGCTCGCCGGAGAACGGGCCGCGCGTGTTGACCGGACACGCCGATGGTTTGATTACGGTCAATATCGAAGAAGCGGATTCTGTTCAGCGAGAGAAGATGCGGCTCGAACTGCATGAACCCTATCGCACGCTCCTGGGCCACTTTCGACACGAGGTCGGCCACTACTATTGGAATCGGCTCATTCTCAACGGCCCTTGGCTGGAGCCCTTTCGCACGCTCTTCGGCGATGAGCGCGCCGACTATGCGGCGGCGTTGAAGGCGAACTATGAAAACGGCCCACCTGCAGACTGGGCCGATCGGTACATCAGTTCCTATGCTTCCACACATCCCTGGGAAGACTGGGCCGAAACCTGGGCGCACTACCTGCATATGATTGATAGCCTCGGCACGGCATTGGGGTTTGGGCTCGATGCAGAGGATATTGAAGCGATTATCGAGCCGTTTGAGCGCGACGCGTTGTATGCGCCCGACGACACCGGCGCTGACGGGTTTCTGTCGCTGCTGAATTCCTGGATCGAGATGACGATGGTGCTCAACGAATTGGCGCGCAGCATGGGCCAGCCGGACTTCTACCCCTTCGTGATGTCGAAAGCCGCGGTAGCGAAACTGCAGTTCGTGCATATGGTCGTTGAGGAATCTCGCTCGGCGGGGACCGAGTCTGTGGCAACTGGCTTTTTCGGGTAA
- a CDS encoding helix-turn-helix transcriptional regulator yields MAEEKYLTAEEVAERYRSGISVGTLRNWRAKQIGPSFVKIGRAILYPVVDLDAWDETNKIRCRAPRHPTESDDGQR; encoded by the coding sequence ATGGCTGAGGAGAAATATCTTACCGCAGAGGAAGTCGCCGAACGCTATCGCAGCGGAATTTCTGTTGGCACACTCCGTAACTGGCGAGCGAAACAGATTGGGCCATCTTTCGTGAAAATCGGCAGAGCGATCCTTTATCCGGTTGTGGACCTTGATGCTTGGGATGAAACGAATAAGATTCGTTGTCGTGCTCCGAGGCATCCCACAGAAAGCGACGATGGTCAGCGATAA
- a CDS encoding TetR/AcrR family transcriptional regulator C-terminal domain-containing protein, producing MVEMKRTRGRPKDDAKRTAVLETARSLFLSNGPDVTLDEVAAAAGVAKATVYGNFTDKDGLIEEIIRRESNNTIIDEDFQTIKEMEIPDALLDFGLRYVKFINSRDLLGWDRLIASLSDRADVARRFFDMGPGRAQRLLTELIVYAAECGSLDVSDAVRAADELTGLWLGFVNLEIKLNVRKPLTIEEIEQRVVRGVAIFLAVYGPDP from the coding sequence ATGGTTGAAATGAAGCGCACGCGAGGTAGACCGAAGGACGATGCTAAGAGGACTGCTGTGCTGGAAACGGCGCGCAGCCTCTTCCTTTCGAATGGGCCTGACGTCACATTGGACGAGGTCGCTGCGGCGGCAGGCGTTGCGAAAGCCACCGTCTATGGAAACTTCACGGACAAAGACGGATTGATTGAAGAAATAATCCGACGAGAATCTAATAACACTATTATCGACGAAGACTTCCAAACCATCAAAGAGATGGAGATACCCGACGCGTTACTCGATTTCGGACTGCGCTATGTGAAATTCATCAATAGCCGTGACTTGCTCGGCTGGGATCGGCTTATCGCATCGCTTTCAGACCGCGCGGACGTGGCGCGTCGATTCTTTGACATGGGGCCTGGCCGTGCTCAACGGCTTCTAACGGAACTGATTGTTTATGCCGCTGAATGCGGATCCCTGGACGTTTCGGACGCGGTTCGAGCTGCTGATGAACTCACAGGCCTTTGGCTCGGCTTCGTCAATCTGGAAATCAAGCTAAATGTCCGGAAGCCGTTGACGATTGAAGAAATCGAACAGCGTGTGGTGCGGGGGGTAGCCATCTTTCTCGCTGTTTACGGGCCTGATCCCTAG
- a CDS encoding DoxX family protein, whose product MENFVIIALSHPHFAIAAKVVLTSLFWIAGLFGVFKFNAVVQEVVEVNLPFPRLFAAATIACQLIGSALLITNFAGLGWLGAAALAGFTLLTIPYGHAFWRFEGRKKVSELQIALEHITVVGGLAVAASLSVIS is encoded by the coding sequence ATGGAAAATTTCGTGATCATCGCACTATCGCACCCCCACTTCGCCATCGCAGCCAAGGTGGTCTTGACCTCGCTCTTTTGGATTGCGGGGCTCTTCGGGGTTTTTAAGTTCAACGCCGTCGTGCAAGAGGTCGTGGAGGTTAACTTGCCGTTTCCTCGGCTCTTCGCGGCAGCCACGATCGCTTGTCAGTTGATCGGGTCAGCTCTGCTCATCACCAATTTTGCCGGCCTTGGGTGGTTAGGAGCTGCCGCTCTGGCGGGATTTACGCTGCTCACCATTCCTTACGGTCACGCGTTTTGGCGGTTCGAGGGCCGCAAGAAGGTCAGTGAGCTTCAGATCGCCCTCGAGCACATCACAGTGGTGGGAGGTTTGGCCGTCGCCGCGAGTCTTTCGGTTATTTCGTAA
- a CDS encoding PLP-dependent aminotransferase family protein, translated as MNARRDITIELSRDGKQPIFLDIVASIVREIERGRLKPGEALPGTRALARSLKVHRNTVDAAYHELTMQGWLVAEPSRGTFVARDLPDLRPANDADRKSAPANAVRTEMRAPSPLRVTDGAPDSRLMPRSELGRAFRRALLGPAFLSDTGYGDPRGALSLREALSDYLESERGLIAPPSDLLVTRGSQMGLFLAASAVIEPGEAIAVEDPGYPLAWAAFRAAGAKVIGVPVDGQGIDVSRLASIADREPRLRAIYVTPHHQYPTTVTLGAGRRLKLLDIARYRSLTIIEDDYDHEYRFDGRPVLPLAVRAEVELPVIYIGSLSKLLAPAVRVGYVTARSDILARMVDRREAIDRQGDLPLEQALAGLIEDGALRRHARKARRIYQARRDHLAERLISRLGSEVTFETPAGGLALWISLRSGLSAETWAFNAHRAGLAVTPGLRFALDASRAPEAFRVGYASLDQSELSRLVDLLSRTRPD; from the coding sequence TTGAACGCACGCCGCGACATCACGATTGAACTCTCGCGCGACGGTAAGCAGCCAATTTTCCTAGACATTGTTGCTTCCATTGTTCGCGAAATCGAGCGCGGCCGCCTAAAGCCGGGCGAAGCGTTGCCAGGAACTCGCGCCCTTGCAAGGAGTCTGAAAGTTCATCGCAATACCGTCGATGCGGCCTATCATGAATTGACCATGCAGGGCTGGCTCGTGGCGGAGCCATCGCGAGGGACGTTCGTCGCTCGCGATCTGCCTGATCTAAGGCCAGCGAACGACGCGGACCGCAAATCTGCGCCAGCGAACGCCGTACGAACAGAAATGAGAGCGCCGTCGCCGCTTCGCGTAACCGATGGTGCGCCAGATTCCAGACTTATGCCTCGCAGCGAGCTGGGACGCGCCTTTCGCCGGGCGCTTTTGGGGCCGGCTTTTCTGTCAGACACTGGTTATGGCGATCCGCGTGGCGCGCTCTCGCTCCGCGAGGCATTATCCGATTATCTGGAGAGTGAACGCGGGCTGATAGCACCGCCTTCCGATTTGCTCGTTACCCGAGGCAGCCAAATGGGCCTGTTCCTCGCGGCCTCTGCGGTCATTGAGCCGGGCGAAGCCATTGCGGTCGAGGACCCGGGATATCCGCTCGCTTGGGCGGCGTTCCGCGCAGCGGGGGCGAAGGTGATCGGCGTGCCCGTCGATGGCCAAGGTATCGACGTCTCCCGCCTGGCGTCCATCGCCGACCGAGAACCACGTCTAAGAGCCATCTATGTGACGCCCCACCACCAGTATCCAACCACAGTGACGCTTGGCGCTGGCCGCAGATTGAAGTTGCTCGACATCGCACGTTACCGCAGTCTGACGATCATCGAAGACGACTACGACCATGAGTATCGCTTCGACGGCCGTCCGGTGCTTCCCTTGGCAGTTAGAGCGGAAGTGGAGTTGCCAGTCATCTATATCGGATCGCTTTCCAAACTGCTCGCCCCCGCCGTGCGCGTAGGATACGTCACGGCGCGTTCGGACATCCTTGCTCGCATGGTGGATCGGCGCGAAGCGATCGACCGGCAGGGCGATCTGCCGCTCGAACAGGCGCTTGCAGGACTGATCGAGGACGGCGCGCTTCGACGGCACGCTCGCAAGGCTCGCCGCATTTACCAAGCAAGGAGAGACCATCTCGCGGAGAGGTTGATCAGTCGCCTGGGTAGCGAAGTAACATTCGAGACCCCCGCTGGCGGCCTTGCTCTTTGGATCAGTCTGCGTTCTGGCCTCAGCGCCGAAACATGGGCATTCAATGCGCATCGCGCGGGCCTGGCGGTCACACCGGGCCTGCGTTTCGCGCTAGACGCTTCGCGCGCCCCCGAGGCATTTCGGGTCGGATATGCCAGTCTCGACCAGAGCGAGCTGTCACGTCTTGTCGATCTGCTCAGCCGAACACGGCCCGACTGA
- a CDS encoding thioredoxin family protein, which yields MAEKAVFYHAGCAVCVDAEQRLAGAVDKSRYDVEIVHLGENSKRIDEAERAGVKSVPALVIAGAVYHINHGADLSALR from the coding sequence ATGGCTGAGAAAGCAGTATTTTATCACGCCGGATGTGCAGTGTGCGTTGATGCGGAGCAACGCCTTGCGGGCGCAGTCGACAAGAGTCGTTATGACGTCGAGATCGTTCATCTCGGCGAAAACAGCAAACGTATCGACGAAGCGGAACGCGCCGGTGTCAAGTCGGTCCCCGCTTTAGTGATTGCAGGCGCCGTCTATCACATCAATCACGGCGCCGACCTCTCGGCCCTTCGCTGA
- a CDS encoding glutamine amidotransferase: MLKTAVAIRHIHFEDLGTFEAVLSAAGYRIHYYDLGIHELWTLDPLLSDLLVVLGGPVGVYETDTYPFLVEEQRLLKARLAVDRPTLGICLGAQQIAATLGAKVESMGTKEIGFSELALTDAGRVGPLKHLEGVPVLHWHGDAFQLPDGAETLATTALCGAQGFALGRNVLGLQFHPEVDACVGIERWLIGHAAELTASGIDRDGLRADAVRFGPVLRNAARKMFAEWLQGLAE; the protein is encoded by the coding sequence ATGCTGAAAACGGCGGTCGCCATCCGGCACATCCATTTCGAGGATCTCGGAACCTTCGAAGCCGTCCTTAGCGCCGCCGGCTACAGGATCCACTACTACGACTTAGGCATCCATGAGCTTTGGACGCTCGACCCGTTGCTTAGCGACTTGCTTGTCGTTCTGGGGGGGCCTGTCGGGGTCTATGAGACGGATACCTATCCTTTCCTCGTCGAGGAACAGCGGCTTTTGAAGGCAAGGCTGGCGGTTGATCGCCCGACGTTGGGCATCTGCCTGGGCGCGCAGCAGATTGCAGCGACGCTCGGCGCGAAAGTCGAGTCAATGGGAACGAAGGAGATCGGCTTCTCGGAGCTGGCCTTGACGGATGCGGGGCGGGTTGGGCCGCTTAAGCATCTGGAAGGCGTCCCGGTGCTGCATTGGCACGGGGACGCCTTCCAACTTCCCGATGGCGCGGAAACCCTGGCTACGACAGCTCTTTGCGGGGCGCAGGGCTTCGCCCTCGGTCGCAATGTTCTCGGACTCCAATTCCACCCCGAGGTTGACGCTTGCGTGGGCATCGAGCGCTGGCTGATCGGTCACGCCGCTGAGCTGACTGCTAGCGGCATTGATCGGGATGGCTTGCGCGCGGACGCAGTCCGGTTCGGGCCGGTGTTGCGTAATGCCGCTCGCAAGATGTTCGCCGAATGGCTGCAGGGGCTCGCGGAATAA
- a CDS encoding YggS family pyridoxal phosphate-dependent enzyme, whose amino-acid sequence MRSGRSPNAVRFVLVTKTVAPERVLEAIRAGANDLGENKVQEGRSKAQALCGEAVHWTMIGHLQSNKVKDALRFAEEVQSLDRLSLATALEKRLQYLGRGLDVLVQVNTSGEASKYGLRPEDVPAFLRELRAFDALRPKGFMTLATFTPDEVEVRRCFRLLRHIRDRAKAEAPQGGSLVDLSMGMSGDYAWAIEEGASIVRVGQAVFGPRPVPDSHYWPGAAGTA is encoded by the coding sequence GTGCGCTCGGGCCGCTCGCCCAATGCAGTGCGCTTCGTTCTCGTGACCAAAACCGTCGCGCCCGAACGGGTGCTCGAAGCTATCCGCGCGGGTGCGAATGATCTCGGCGAGAATAAGGTGCAGGAAGGACGATCGAAGGCCCAAGCCTTATGTGGTGAGGCTGTCCATTGGACGATGATCGGTCATCTCCAAAGCAACAAGGTGAAGGACGCGCTACGCTTTGCCGAGGAGGTTCAGTCTCTCGACCGGCTGTCGCTGGCAACGGCGCTCGAAAAAAGGCTTCAATATCTCGGGCGCGGCCTCGACGTGCTGGTCCAAGTCAACACATCCGGCGAAGCCAGTAAATATGGTCTGCGACCAGAGGACGTGCCGGCATTTCTGCGGGAGCTCCGCGCTTTCGATGCGCTGCGCCCAAAGGGCTTCATGACTCTTGCAACTTTTACGCCCGACGAGGTGGAGGTGAGGCGCTGCTTTCGCTTGCTTCGGCACATTCGCGACCGCGCAAAAGCCGAGGCACCGCAGGGCGGAAGCCTCGTTGACCTCTCCATGGGCATGTCGGGCGACTACGCTTGGGCTATCGAAGAAGGCGCGAGTATCGTCCGCGTTGGCCAGGCTGTGTTTGGGCCGCGGCCGGTTCCAGATTCTCATTATTGGCCAGGCGCGGCGGGAACTGCCTGA
- a CDS encoding MFS transporter, producing MSVHGISSKAVEYTDALNRNTKRTVFAAALGTVFEWYDFFIYGSLAAFFSTLFFPKGNETAALLAALATFGAGFVLRPFGAVVFGRLGDVVGRKKTFLVTMLVMGLATAAIGLLPTYETIGWAAPALLVGLRLLQGLAVGGEFGGAVTYVAEHSDIDRRGLTTSWIQITATLGLFLSLIVIVLCRSSMSPEAFANWGWRLPFVGSIMLLILSLYIRLKLHESPVFQQMKAQGKGSKNPIAETLADGRNLRLVLVAIFGVVAGQAVIWYTGHFYSLYFMTTTLKMTHDQANLYLLIALTLGTPFFLFFGWLSDRVGRKWIVVTGCALSALLIIPLFQALGTYGNPALAQFRAQTSVHLIGNDCHHDQSFIGQLFSPEATTQCQKAKALLTARAVPYTIKAGTQALRVQLNDGVLEAYDEAKLFAALTTRGLPAPNAPVEPNGPIVIAILFSLVLLATMVYGPLGALLVELFPVRIRYSGVSVALQLGNGWIGGFAPFVATAVVIATGDVFGGLWYTVAFAGLTAVVGALFLPETRGRDLNT from the coding sequence ATGTCTGTTCATGGAATTTCATCCAAAGCTGTAGAGTACACCGACGCCCTTAACCGCAACACGAAGCGAACGGTTTTCGCGGCTGCGCTGGGGACTGTTTTTGAATGGTATGACTTCTTCATCTATGGCTCGCTTGCCGCCTTTTTCAGCACGCTCTTCTTCCCAAAGGGCAACGAAACCGCGGCCCTACTCGCGGCTCTGGCAACGTTTGGCGCGGGATTTGTTCTTCGACCGTTCGGCGCTGTCGTATTTGGCCGTCTCGGCGATGTCGTTGGCCGAAAAAAGACCTTCCTGGTGACGATGCTGGTCATGGGATTGGCGACGGCTGCGATCGGCCTCCTGCCAACTTACGAAACAATCGGGTGGGCGGCTCCTGCGTTGCTCGTAGGTTTACGCCTACTGCAAGGACTGGCCGTTGGCGGCGAGTTTGGTGGTGCCGTGACGTATGTTGCGGAACATTCCGATATAGACCGCCGCGGTTTAACGACCAGCTGGATCCAGATCACTGCCACGCTTGGCCTGTTCCTTTCTCTAATCGTTATCGTTCTTTGCCGATCTTCGATGTCGCCAGAGGCCTTCGCGAACTGGGGCTGGCGGTTGCCGTTCGTCGGATCAATAATGCTTCTAATTCTCTCACTTTACATTCGCCTAAAACTCCACGAATCTCCGGTCTTTCAGCAGATGAAGGCTCAAGGCAAGGGGTCGAAAAATCCGATTGCAGAGACCTTGGCTGATGGCCGCAATCTGCGCCTCGTTCTTGTTGCAATTTTTGGCGTCGTCGCTGGCCAGGCGGTTATCTGGTACACCGGCCACTTCTACAGCCTCTACTTCATGACCACTACGCTGAAAATGACGCACGATCAGGCGAACCTTTATCTCCTGATTGCGCTCACGTTAGGCACGCCATTCTTCCTGTTCTTCGGGTGGCTCTCCGACAGGGTCGGGCGCAAATGGATCGTCGTTACAGGCTGTGCACTTTCCGCTTTGCTGATCATACCGCTTTTTCAAGCGCTCGGTACTTATGGCAATCCAGCACTTGCCCAATTCCGCGCGCAAACTTCCGTTCATCTTATCGGAAACGACTGCCACCACGATCAGTCTTTCATTGGGCAATTGTTCAGCCCCGAGGCGACGACACAGTGCCAAAAGGCCAAGGCGCTTCTTACGGCCCGAGCGGTTCCTTATACGATTAAGGCAGGCACTCAGGCACTTCGGGTTCAATTGAACGATGGCGTGCTTGAGGCCTACGACGAAGCAAAGCTATTTGCTGCTCTGACGACACGCGGTCTGCCTGCTCCGAATGCTCCTGTGGAACCCAATGGACCGATAGTAATCGCGATCCTCTTCTCCTTGGTGCTCCTTGCCACCATGGTTTACGGACCGTTAGGAGCGCTTCTGGTGGAGCTCTTTCCTGTGCGCATACGCTACAGCGGTGTTTCAGTAGCCTTGCAACTCGGGAATGGGTGGATTGGTGGTTTCGCGCCGTTCGTCGCAACGGCAGTCGTGATTGCGACTGGCGACGTATTTGGGGGGCTGTGGTATACCGTAGCTTTCGCGGGACTTACTGCGGTTGTGGGTGCACTTTTCCTCCCCGAGACACGGGGACGTGACTTGAACACCTAA
- a CDS encoding alpha/beta fold hydrolase: protein MPTETIEIGDTIVCISGTGPAIVFVHGFTTTAEFWREQVGAFSFQYKVIRINLPGHGVSPRPSERHYTIPAFVSDLLKVFDDLEIKSAILVGLSMGGTIAQNFTLTHPERVRGLVLVGATPHGLGEDVNVNNVLKAIDDLGVVEASQNVIERSFGSTATRQLVDFAKQEVSQTPAFVAREAISSLNASDSRAYLRDITVPTLIVVGNEDIITPPRESVALAEGIPDSTLEVIQDAGHFPMLEAPRRFNEVLTAYLNTVEQRISAATSQGRSQHAV from the coding sequence ATGCCTACGGAGACAATCGAGATTGGCGACACAATCGTGTGCATATCAGGCACAGGTCCAGCGATCGTGTTCGTCCATGGATTCACGACAACGGCCGAGTTCTGGCGAGAACAGGTCGGCGCTTTTTCATTTCAATACAAAGTCATCCGCATCAACTTGCCCGGGCATGGGGTATCTCCCCGACCTTCGGAGCGCCATTATACGATCCCGGCTTTTGTATCCGATTTACTGAAGGTGTTCGACGATCTGGAAATTAAAAGCGCTATTCTCGTCGGCCTTTCAATGGGTGGAACCATCGCTCAAAACTTCACGCTCACCCACCCTGAACGGGTGCGCGGCCTGGTGCTTGTAGGGGCGACTCCACATGGGTTGGGGGAGGACGTGAACGTCAACAATGTTCTGAAAGCGATCGATGATCTCGGCGTAGTGGAGGCGAGTCAGAACGTCATTGAGCGATCGTTTGGCAGTACCGCCACGCGGCAACTCGTCGACTTTGCAAAACAAGAGGTTTCGCAAACACCCGCCTTCGTAGCGCGCGAGGCAATTTCTTCGCTCAATGCGTCAGATAGTCGTGCCTATCTTCGCGATATCACAGTGCCGACTCTAATCGTGGTTGGCAACGAGGATATCATAACTCCACCGCGAGAGTCCGTTGCCCTAGCGGAAGGCATACCGGATAGCACGCTGGAGGTGATCCAAGATGCGGGGCATTTTCCAATGCTCGAGGCCCCTCGCCGCTTCAACGAAGTCCTGACCGCGTATCTGAACACTGTTGAACAACGCATTAGTGCTGCGACCTCTCAAGGCCGTTCGCAGCATGCGGTTTAA